The following coding sequences lie in one Rutidosis leptorrhynchoides isolate AG116_Rl617_1_P2 chromosome 6, CSIRO_AGI_Rlap_v1, whole genome shotgun sequence genomic window:
- the LOC139853541 gene encoding vacuolar iron transporter homolog 1-like yields MAANQNDISVPIPEYQSDPTQCESSEEDFDYSQRGQWLRAALLGANDGLVSVASLMMGVGAVKRDAKTMVLSGFAGLVAGACSMAIGEFVSVYSQLDVELAQMKRENITVENHEEKEKLQLPNPMQAAVASALAFTVGAIVPLFAACFIGDHNVRLGVVVAAVSLALVIFGWVGAILGGTPIMKSCFRVVFGGLIAMAITFGLTKLIGSSGF; encoded by the coding sequence ATGGCTGCTAACCAAAACGACATTTCTGTTCCCATTCCCGAATACCAATCTGATCCAACACAATGTGAATCATCTGAAGAGGACTTTGATTACTCGCAAAGGGGTCAATGGCTTCGTGCAGCTCTGTTAGGAGCCAACGATGGCTTAGTTTCTGTAGCATCTCTAATGATGGGAGTTGGGGCTGTGAAACGTGATGCAAAAACTATGGTACTATCTGGTTTTGCAGGTCTAGTTGCGGGTGCATGTAGTATGGCAATAGGAGAATTTGTTTCTGTGTACTCTCAGCTAGACGTAGAATTGGCTCAAATGAAACGAGAAAACATAACAGTCGAAAATCATGAAGAAAAAGAGAAACTACAGCTGCCAAATCCTATGCAAGCAGCTGTTGCATCAGCTTTAGCATTTACAGTAGGTGCAATTGTTCCTTTATTTGCTGCTTGTTTCATAGGGGACCATAATGTTAGGTTGGGAGTTGTTGTAGCGGCGGTTAGTTTGGCGTTAGTGATTTTTGGATGGGTTGGAGCGATTCTTGGAGGTACTCCGATTATGAAGTCGTGTTTTAGGGTTGTGTTTGGAGGGTTGATCGCAATGGCTATCACATTTGGACTAACCAAACTTATTGGCTCTAGTGGTTTCTAA